The following are from one region of the Bactrocera oleae isolate idBacOlea1 chromosome 6, idBacOlea1, whole genome shotgun sequence genome:
- the CycT gene encoding cyclin-T isoform X3 — protein MSSGGTSAGPGTSDKDKDSHWYFSAEQLSNSPSRRQGIDPDAELSYRQMTAYLIQEMGQRLQVSQLCINTAIVYMHRFYAFHSFTHFHRNNIAAASLFLAAKVEEQPRKLEHVIKAANKCLGQSTSSTADAYYIEQAQELVFNENVLLQTLGFDVAIDHPHTHVVKTCHLVKACKDLAQTSYFLASNSLHLTSMCLQYKPTVVACFCIYLACKWSRWEIPQSTEGKHWFHYVDKTVTMDLLKQLTDEFIAIYEKSPSRLKSKLNSIKALAQNASNRVINKEKKGAPEEWRMGDMMKMYAHDTPGSGGSNSSNSNQPYAITSIAEPSQQSSALLPPPPPQTQLSRKGDLHSSQHRSHHNSTSHHSKINFPPTDVLDHKNSHKQPPFSGVVSRPRDHSQSSQGHQQAMVPGNSSRSGLPSSSGRSLSSIPGQSLPRQTLQSHQLDVNYHKPREKGNIVGSYPHNAPSQSHAGHKVSQKQDPNRVIQKEQTAVKMSEPGKGASNSSSNSKIFPPTSSMATMPQYGSNPSQVQSKLDMGQDMSRNILHGQRSYGVNNGSGNVPILGSYQPPHARQSSNSASNNGKHDLSKPASVHLQQHGKQPTIPTESVYNTGTHEVQQTAAHAQSHPTAGYLISRPPEGSHNEEANSAQLPSVHAILQQPTNANQTKTSMFSPDWSQQQQQTQLLSSNTYVNNNMSTTVVGDAYNYKLLSNKEGEREKTDRDRMDANATAPKKDRNRSAHPGMDITSSMLMGVRPNTSQTQFHQQLQQQSLKISMPKKSDSSIIGELTGENLKFTGINAGIKRPNEGAYKQEEEQNKIRKLDTQLTLSSYNEPKAGDSNKLHVVNGIETNPDMVRSLLKESLCPSNALLKTEQLGALSLHPPAELLEPSVTSAPDMTVASAESSLKSTSQSSGIEPSSMEINDSGSNKAEKKKKKDKHKRKDKGKSKDREDRKKHKKDKDKHKERDRGELESSGHVKIKISKDKIEGTAECLKIKIPKERIISDVNNSTCSANNSSTDSGSGMHPAPALKIKISKDKLENYATDSSTHSSLQQAQALAQTAAGFYSSFVTPNNASTSTSHSSSGSSSSGKKKDRDRDKDREREKDKKRASNEGIKSNGSGSFHSAMMLQGGTGGSLLSHPPPTTVVTSKSQNVNKLQNLRDRLLKYFPSR, from the exons atgaGTAGTGGCGGTACTTCAGCAGGGCCTGGAACTTCCGATAAGGACAAGGACTCACATTGGTACTTCAGTGCTGAACAGCTATCGAACTCACCAAGTCGACGACAAGGAATAGATCCAGATGCAGAACTCTCGTATCGCCAAATGACTGCCTATCTTATTCAAGAAATGGGACAGCGCCTACAGGT CTCGCAGCTTTGCATCAATACTGCCATTGTGTATATGCATCGTTTCTATGCTTTCCATTCCTTCACTCATTTCCATCGCAATAACATTGCGGCTGCGAGTTTATTCTTAGCGGCTAAGGTCGAAGAGCAGCCTCGAAAGCTTGAACACGTTATAAAGGCTGCTAACAAGTGCCTTGGTCAGTCAACATCCTCCACTGCAGATGCGTATTATATAGAACAAGCACAAGAGCTGgtatttaatgaaaatgttttgcTACAAACTCTTGGGTTTGATGTTGCTATTGACCATCCCCACACTCACGTGGTAAAAACTTGTCATTTGGTTAAAG ccTGCAAAGACTTAGCACAGACTTCTTATTTTCTGGCTTCTAAtag CCTTCATCTGACATCTATGTGCCTACAATACAAACCGACTGTAGTTGCTTGTTTCTGTATCTACTTGGCTTGTAAATGGTCACGATGGGAG ATTCCACAGTCAACGGAAGGCAAACATTGGTTCCATTATGTGGATAAAACTGTGACTATGGATCTTTTAAAGCAATTAACTGATGAGTTCATAGCAATTTACGAAAAGAGTCCATCGCGTCTCAAATCCAAATTGAATTCTATAAAAGCCCTTGCTCAAAATGCAAGCAACCGGGTAATCAATAAAGAGAAGAAAGGTGCACCCGAAGAGTGGAGAATGGGGGATATGATGAAAATGTATGCACACGATACACCTGGCAGCGGTGGGAGCAATAGTAGTAACAGTAATCAGCCTTATGCTATAACCTCTATAGCTGAACCATCACAGCAATCCTCGGCGTTGTTGCCACCACCACCCCCACAGACGCAATTGTCGCGAAAAGGCGATTTGCATTCCAGCCAACACCGCTCCCATCACAATTCAACGTCTCATCATTCGAAGATTAATTTCCCCCCTACCGATGTTCTTG ACCATAAAAATAGTCACAAACAGCCGCCGTTTAGTGGAGTTGTTAGCCGCCCACGTGATCATTCACAATCGTCTCAAGGTCATCAGCAAGCAATGGTTCCAGGCAATTCTTCACGTTCAGGTCTTCCATCATCCAGCGGACGATCTCTGAGCAGTATACCTGGTCAAAGTCTGCCACGTCAGACTTTGCAAAGTCATCAATTAGATGTGAACTATCATAAACCTCGAGAAAAGGGTAACATTGTAGGTTCATACCCACATAATGCGCCATCACAATCGCATGCTGGGCATAAGGTGTCGCAAAAACAAGACCCGAATCGAGTGATACAGAAAGAGCAGACTGCTGTCAAAATGTCAGAACCTGGAAAAGGCGCCAGTAATAGTAGTAGCAACAGTAAAATATTCCCGCCTACTTCCTCAATGGCGACTATGCCCCAATATGGTAGCAACCCTTCACAGGTTCAAAGCAAGTTGGATATGGGTCAAGATATGTCACGTAATATTTTGCATGGTCAGCGTTCTTATGGGGTTAACAATGGGTCTGGAAATGTGCCCATATTAGGTAGTTATCAGCCACCGCATGCACGGCAGAGTAGTAATAGCGCTAGTAACAACGGCAAACACGATTTATCAAAACCCGCATCCGTCCACCTTCAACAGCATGGCAAACAACCAACTATTCCGACAGAATCAGTCTACAACACTGGCACGCATGAAGTTCAGCAAACAGCTGCGCATGCGCAATCGCATCCTACTGCCGGTTATTTGATTTCGCGGCCGCCAGAAGGTTCACACAACGAAGAGGCCAATTCTGCCCAGTTACCGTCAGTTCATGCGATACTTCAACAGCCAACGAACGCTAACCAAACAAAGACCTCTATGTTTAGCCCCGACTggagtcaacaacaacaacaaacacagttATTGTCTTCAAATActtatgttaataataatatgtcAACCACCGTTGTGGGCGAtgcatataattataaattactgTCTAATAAGGAGGGAGAGCGAGAGAAAACCGATCGCGATCGTATGGACGCTAATGCCACAGCACCTAAAAAGGACCGTAACCGCAGTGCACATCCTGGAATGGATATTACGAGTTCAATGCTTATGGGTGTACGACCTAATACTTCGCAGACACAGTTTCACCAGCAGTTACAACAACAGTCTTTAAAAATAAGCATGCCAAAGAAATCAGACTCGAGCATTATCGGTGAACTTACTG gtgaaaatttgaaattcacaGGTATAAATGCCGGTATCAAACGTCCCAATGAAGGTGCCTACAAACAAGAAgaagaacaaaacaaaattcgGAAACTTGATACTCAACTTACATTGTCTTCGTATAATGAACCAAAAGCCGGCGATAGTAACAAACTGCATGTAGTAAATGGAATAGAAACTAATCCTGATATGGTGAGGAGTTTGTTAAAAGAAAGCCTATGCCCTTCCAATGCTCTTTTGAAAACGGAACAGTTGGGAGCACTTAGTTTACATCCACCAGCTGAACTTCTCGAACCATCCGTAACCTCTGCTCCGGATATGACGGTTGCATCTGCTGAGTCGTCGCTAAAATCGACAAGCCAAAGTAGTGGAATTGAACCATCATCTATGGAAATTAATGATTCCGGCAGTAATAAAGcagaaaagaaaaagaaaaaagacaAGCATAAACGTAAAGATAAGGGTAAGTCAAAAGATCGGGAAGATcgaaaaaagcacaaaaaggATAAAGACAAGCATAAGGAACGTGATCGGGGCGAATTAGAAAGCTCCGGACACGTAAAGATTAAAATATCTAAAGATAAAATTGAAGGAACTGCCGAatgtttaaaaatcaaaataccaAAAGAACGTATAATAAGTGATGTGAACAACAGTACGTGCAGTGCTAACAATAGCTCTACAGATAGCGGTAGCGGTATGCACCCGGCACCagcgttaaaaattaaaatcagcaaAGATAAATTGGAAAACTATGCGACAGACTCCTCTACACATTCATCTTTACAACAAGCGCAGGCGCTGGCACAAACGGCAGCTGGTTTCTATTCGTCCTTCGTAACACCCAATAATGCATCGACATCCACGTCACATAGTAGTAGTGGTAGCAGTAGTAGTGGGAAAAAAAAGGACCGAGATCGTGacaaggatcgcgagcgagagaAAGACAAAAAACGGGCAAGCAATGAAGGCATTAAATCGAATGGAAGTGGATCATTTCATTCGGCAATGATGTTACAAGGCGGTACTGGGGGTTCACTGCTTTCACATCCGCCACCAACAACTGTCGTGACGTCGAAAAGCCAAAACGTCAACAAG TTACAAAATCTAAGAGATcgattattgaaatattttccaagCCGTTAA
- the CycT gene encoding cyclin-T isoform X4 translates to MSSGGTSAGPGTSDKDKDSHWYFSAEQLSNSPSRRQGIDPDAELSYRQMTAYLIQEMGQRLQVSQLCINTAIVYMHRFYAFHSFTHFHRNNIAAASLFLAAKVEEQPRKLEHVIKAANKCLGQSTSSTADAYYIEQAQELVFNENVLLQTLGFDVAIDHPHTHVVKTCHLVKACKDLAQTSYFLASNSLHLTSMCLQYKPTVVACFCIYLACKWSRWEIPQSTEGKHWFHYVDKTVTMDLLKQLTDEFIAIYEKSPSRLKSKLNSIKALAQNASNRVINKEKKGAPEEWRMGDMMKMYAHDTPGSGGSNSSNSNQPYAITSIAEPSQQSSALLPPPPPQTQLSRKGDLHSSQHRSHHNSTSHHSKINFPPTDVLDHKNSHKQPPFSGVVSRPRDHSQSSQGHQQAMVPGNSSRSGLPSSSGRSLSSIPGQSLPRQTLQSHQLDVNYHKPREKGNIVGSYPHNAPSQSHAGHKVSQKQDPNRVIQKEQTAVKMSEPGKGASNSSSNSKIFPPTSSMATMPQYGSNPSQVQSKLDMGQDMSRNILHGQRSYGVNNGSGNVPILGSYQPPHARQSSNSASNNGKHDLSKPASVHLQQHGKQPTIPTESVYNTGTHEVQQTAAHAQSHPTAGYLISRPPEGSHNEEANSAQLPSVHAILQQPTNANQTKTSMFSPDWSQQQQQTQLLSSNTYVNNNMSTTVVGDAYNYKLLSNKEGEREKTDRDRMDANATAPKKDRNRSAHPGMDITSSMLMGVRPNTSQTQFHQQLQQQSLKISMPKKSDSSIIGELTGENLKFTGINAGIKRPNEGAYKQEEEQNKIRKLDTQLTLSSYNEPKAGDSNKLHVVNGIETNPDMVRSLLKESLCPSNALLKTEQLGALSLHPPAELLEPSVTSAPDMTVASAESSLKSTSQSSGIEPSSMEINDSGSNKAEKKKKKDKHKRKDKGKSKDREDRKKHKKDKDKHKERDRGELESSGHVKIKISKDKIEGTAECLKIKIPKERIISDVNNSTCSANNSSTDSGSGMHPAPALKIKISKDKLENYATDSSTHSSLQQAQALAQTAAGFYSSFVTPNNASTSTSHSSSGSSSSGKKKDRDRDKDREREKDKKRASNEGIKSNGSGSFHSAMMLQGGTGGSLLSHPPPTTVVTSKSQNVNKF, encoded by the exons atgaGTAGTGGCGGTACTTCAGCAGGGCCTGGAACTTCCGATAAGGACAAGGACTCACATTGGTACTTCAGTGCTGAACAGCTATCGAACTCACCAAGTCGACGACAAGGAATAGATCCAGATGCAGAACTCTCGTATCGCCAAATGACTGCCTATCTTATTCAAGAAATGGGACAGCGCCTACAGGT CTCGCAGCTTTGCATCAATACTGCCATTGTGTATATGCATCGTTTCTATGCTTTCCATTCCTTCACTCATTTCCATCGCAATAACATTGCGGCTGCGAGTTTATTCTTAGCGGCTAAGGTCGAAGAGCAGCCTCGAAAGCTTGAACACGTTATAAAGGCTGCTAACAAGTGCCTTGGTCAGTCAACATCCTCCACTGCAGATGCGTATTATATAGAACAAGCACAAGAGCTGgtatttaatgaaaatgttttgcTACAAACTCTTGGGTTTGATGTTGCTATTGACCATCCCCACACTCACGTGGTAAAAACTTGTCATTTGGTTAAAG ccTGCAAAGACTTAGCACAGACTTCTTATTTTCTGGCTTCTAAtag CCTTCATCTGACATCTATGTGCCTACAATACAAACCGACTGTAGTTGCTTGTTTCTGTATCTACTTGGCTTGTAAATGGTCACGATGGGAG ATTCCACAGTCAACGGAAGGCAAACATTGGTTCCATTATGTGGATAAAACTGTGACTATGGATCTTTTAAAGCAATTAACTGATGAGTTCATAGCAATTTACGAAAAGAGTCCATCGCGTCTCAAATCCAAATTGAATTCTATAAAAGCCCTTGCTCAAAATGCAAGCAACCGGGTAATCAATAAAGAGAAGAAAGGTGCACCCGAAGAGTGGAGAATGGGGGATATGATGAAAATGTATGCACACGATACACCTGGCAGCGGTGGGAGCAATAGTAGTAACAGTAATCAGCCTTATGCTATAACCTCTATAGCTGAACCATCACAGCAATCCTCGGCGTTGTTGCCACCACCACCCCCACAGACGCAATTGTCGCGAAAAGGCGATTTGCATTCCAGCCAACACCGCTCCCATCACAATTCAACGTCTCATCATTCGAAGATTAATTTCCCCCCTACCGATGTTCTTG ACCATAAAAATAGTCACAAACAGCCGCCGTTTAGTGGAGTTGTTAGCCGCCCACGTGATCATTCACAATCGTCTCAAGGTCATCAGCAAGCAATGGTTCCAGGCAATTCTTCACGTTCAGGTCTTCCATCATCCAGCGGACGATCTCTGAGCAGTATACCTGGTCAAAGTCTGCCACGTCAGACTTTGCAAAGTCATCAATTAGATGTGAACTATCATAAACCTCGAGAAAAGGGTAACATTGTAGGTTCATACCCACATAATGCGCCATCACAATCGCATGCTGGGCATAAGGTGTCGCAAAAACAAGACCCGAATCGAGTGATACAGAAAGAGCAGACTGCTGTCAAAATGTCAGAACCTGGAAAAGGCGCCAGTAATAGTAGTAGCAACAGTAAAATATTCCCGCCTACTTCCTCAATGGCGACTATGCCCCAATATGGTAGCAACCCTTCACAGGTTCAAAGCAAGTTGGATATGGGTCAAGATATGTCACGTAATATTTTGCATGGTCAGCGTTCTTATGGGGTTAACAATGGGTCTGGAAATGTGCCCATATTAGGTAGTTATCAGCCACCGCATGCACGGCAGAGTAGTAATAGCGCTAGTAACAACGGCAAACACGATTTATCAAAACCCGCATCCGTCCACCTTCAACAGCATGGCAAACAACCAACTATTCCGACAGAATCAGTCTACAACACTGGCACGCATGAAGTTCAGCAAACAGCTGCGCATGCGCAATCGCATCCTACTGCCGGTTATTTGATTTCGCGGCCGCCAGAAGGTTCACACAACGAAGAGGCCAATTCTGCCCAGTTACCGTCAGTTCATGCGATACTTCAACAGCCAACGAACGCTAACCAAACAAAGACCTCTATGTTTAGCCCCGACTggagtcaacaacaacaacaaacacagttATTGTCTTCAAATActtatgttaataataatatgtcAACCACCGTTGTGGGCGAtgcatataattataaattactgTCTAATAAGGAGGGAGAGCGAGAGAAAACCGATCGCGATCGTATGGACGCTAATGCCACAGCACCTAAAAAGGACCGTAACCGCAGTGCACATCCTGGAATGGATATTACGAGTTCAATGCTTATGGGTGTACGACCTAATACTTCGCAGACACAGTTTCACCAGCAGTTACAACAACAGTCTTTAAAAATAAGCATGCCAAAGAAATCAGACTCGAGCATTATCGGTGAACTTACTG gtgaaaatttgaaattcacaGGTATAAATGCCGGTATCAAACGTCCCAATGAAGGTGCCTACAAACAAGAAgaagaacaaaacaaaattcgGAAACTTGATACTCAACTTACATTGTCTTCGTATAATGAACCAAAAGCCGGCGATAGTAACAAACTGCATGTAGTAAATGGAATAGAAACTAATCCTGATATGGTGAGGAGTTTGTTAAAAGAAAGCCTATGCCCTTCCAATGCTCTTTTGAAAACGGAACAGTTGGGAGCACTTAGTTTACATCCACCAGCTGAACTTCTCGAACCATCCGTAACCTCTGCTCCGGATATGACGGTTGCATCTGCTGAGTCGTCGCTAAAATCGACAAGCCAAAGTAGTGGAATTGAACCATCATCTATGGAAATTAATGATTCCGGCAGTAATAAAGcagaaaagaaaaagaaaaaagacaAGCATAAACGTAAAGATAAGGGTAAGTCAAAAGATCGGGAAGATcgaaaaaagcacaaaaaggATAAAGACAAGCATAAGGAACGTGATCGGGGCGAATTAGAAAGCTCCGGACACGTAAAGATTAAAATATCTAAAGATAAAATTGAAGGAACTGCCGAatgtttaaaaatcaaaataccaAAAGAACGTATAATAAGTGATGTGAACAACAGTACGTGCAGTGCTAACAATAGCTCTACAGATAGCGGTAGCGGTATGCACCCGGCACCagcgttaaaaattaaaatcagcaaAGATAAATTGGAAAACTATGCGACAGACTCCTCTACACATTCATCTTTACAACAAGCGCAGGCGCTGGCACAAACGGCAGCTGGTTTCTATTCGTCCTTCGTAACACCCAATAATGCATCGACATCCACGTCACATAGTAGTAGTGGTAGCAGTAGTAGTGGGAAAAAAAAGGACCGAGATCGTGacaaggatcgcgagcgagagaAAGACAAAAAACGGGCAAGCAATGAAGGCATTAAATCGAATGGAAGTGGATCATTTCATTCGGCAATGATGTTACAAGGCGGTACTGGGGGTTCACTGCTTTCACATCCGCCACCAACAACTGTCGTGACGTCGAAAAGCCAAAACGTCAACAAG TTTTAA
- the CycT gene encoding cyclin-T isoform X1, whose product MSSGGTSAGPGTSDKDKDSHWYFSAEQLSNSPSRRQGIDPDAELSYRQMTAYLIQEMGQRLQVSQLCINTAIVYMHRFYAFHSFTHFHRNNIAAASLFLAAKVEEQPRKLEHVIKAANKCLGQSTSSTADAYYIEQAQELVFNENVLLQTLGFDVAIDHPHTHVVKTCHLVKACKDLAQTSYFLASNSLHLTSMCLQYKPTVVACFCIYLACKWSRWEIPQSTEGKHWFHYVDKTVTMDLLKQLTDEFIAIYEKSPSRLKSKLNSIKALAQNASNRVINKEKKGAPEEWRMGDMMKMYAHDTPGSGGSNSSNSNQPYAITSIAEPSQQSSALLPPPPPQTQLSRKGDLHSSQHRSHHNSTSHHSKINFPPTDVLDHKNSHKQPPFSGVVSRPRDHSQSSQGHQQAMVPGNSSRSGLPSSSGRSLSSIPGQSLPRQTLQSHQLDVNYHKPREKGNIVGSYPHNAPSQSHAGHKVSQKQDPNRVIQKEQTAVKMSEPGKGASNSSSNSKIFPPTSSMATMPQYGSNPSQVQSKLDMGQDMSRNILHGQRSYGVNNGSGNVPILGSYQPPHARQSSNSASNNGKHDLSKPASVHLQQHGKQPTIPTESVYNTGTHEVQQTAAHAQSHPTAGYLISRPPEGSHNEEANSAQLPSVHAILQQPTNANQTKTSMFSPDWSQQQQQTQLLSSNTYVNNNMSTTVVGDAYNYKLLSNKEGEREKTDRDRMDANATAPKKDRNRSAHPGMDITSSMLMGVRPNTSQTQFHQQLQQQSLKISMPKKSDSSIIGELTGENLKFTGINAGIKRPNEGAYKQEEEQNKIRKLDTQLTLSSYNEPKAGDSNKLHVVNGIETNPDMVRSLLKESLCPSNALLKTEQLGALSLHPPAELLEPSVTSAPDMTVASAESSLKSTSQSSGIEPSSMEINDSGSNKAEKKKKKDKHKRKDKGKSKDREDRKKHKKDKDKHKERDRGELESSGHVKIKISKDKIEGTAECLKIKIPKERIISDVNNSTCSANNSSTDSGSGMHPAPALKIKISKDKLENYATDSSTHSSLQQAQALAQTAAGFYSSFVTPNNASTSTSHSSSGSSSSGKKKDRDRDKDREREKDKKRASNEGIKSNGSGSFHSAMMLQGGTGGSLLSHPPPTTVVTSKSQNVNKMQLLSNNMNQLFGESNDDDDDYDDNHSVNQKNYKDYHKNRVQNTDSFASTSNNSAGSVRKSTDYGQKYSQSHQMQR is encoded by the exons atgaGTAGTGGCGGTACTTCAGCAGGGCCTGGAACTTCCGATAAGGACAAGGACTCACATTGGTACTTCAGTGCTGAACAGCTATCGAACTCACCAAGTCGACGACAAGGAATAGATCCAGATGCAGAACTCTCGTATCGCCAAATGACTGCCTATCTTATTCAAGAAATGGGACAGCGCCTACAGGT CTCGCAGCTTTGCATCAATACTGCCATTGTGTATATGCATCGTTTCTATGCTTTCCATTCCTTCACTCATTTCCATCGCAATAACATTGCGGCTGCGAGTTTATTCTTAGCGGCTAAGGTCGAAGAGCAGCCTCGAAAGCTTGAACACGTTATAAAGGCTGCTAACAAGTGCCTTGGTCAGTCAACATCCTCCACTGCAGATGCGTATTATATAGAACAAGCACAAGAGCTGgtatttaatgaaaatgttttgcTACAAACTCTTGGGTTTGATGTTGCTATTGACCATCCCCACACTCACGTGGTAAAAACTTGTCATTTGGTTAAAG ccTGCAAAGACTTAGCACAGACTTCTTATTTTCTGGCTTCTAAtag CCTTCATCTGACATCTATGTGCCTACAATACAAACCGACTGTAGTTGCTTGTTTCTGTATCTACTTGGCTTGTAAATGGTCACGATGGGAG ATTCCACAGTCAACGGAAGGCAAACATTGGTTCCATTATGTGGATAAAACTGTGACTATGGATCTTTTAAAGCAATTAACTGATGAGTTCATAGCAATTTACGAAAAGAGTCCATCGCGTCTCAAATCCAAATTGAATTCTATAAAAGCCCTTGCTCAAAATGCAAGCAACCGGGTAATCAATAAAGAGAAGAAAGGTGCACCCGAAGAGTGGAGAATGGGGGATATGATGAAAATGTATGCACACGATACACCTGGCAGCGGTGGGAGCAATAGTAGTAACAGTAATCAGCCTTATGCTATAACCTCTATAGCTGAACCATCACAGCAATCCTCGGCGTTGTTGCCACCACCACCCCCACAGACGCAATTGTCGCGAAAAGGCGATTTGCATTCCAGCCAACACCGCTCCCATCACAATTCAACGTCTCATCATTCGAAGATTAATTTCCCCCCTACCGATGTTCTTG ACCATAAAAATAGTCACAAACAGCCGCCGTTTAGTGGAGTTGTTAGCCGCCCACGTGATCATTCACAATCGTCTCAAGGTCATCAGCAAGCAATGGTTCCAGGCAATTCTTCACGTTCAGGTCTTCCATCATCCAGCGGACGATCTCTGAGCAGTATACCTGGTCAAAGTCTGCCACGTCAGACTTTGCAAAGTCATCAATTAGATGTGAACTATCATAAACCTCGAGAAAAGGGTAACATTGTAGGTTCATACCCACATAATGCGCCATCACAATCGCATGCTGGGCATAAGGTGTCGCAAAAACAAGACCCGAATCGAGTGATACAGAAAGAGCAGACTGCTGTCAAAATGTCAGAACCTGGAAAAGGCGCCAGTAATAGTAGTAGCAACAGTAAAATATTCCCGCCTACTTCCTCAATGGCGACTATGCCCCAATATGGTAGCAACCCTTCACAGGTTCAAAGCAAGTTGGATATGGGTCAAGATATGTCACGTAATATTTTGCATGGTCAGCGTTCTTATGGGGTTAACAATGGGTCTGGAAATGTGCCCATATTAGGTAGTTATCAGCCACCGCATGCACGGCAGAGTAGTAATAGCGCTAGTAACAACGGCAAACACGATTTATCAAAACCCGCATCCGTCCACCTTCAACAGCATGGCAAACAACCAACTATTCCGACAGAATCAGTCTACAACACTGGCACGCATGAAGTTCAGCAAACAGCTGCGCATGCGCAATCGCATCCTACTGCCGGTTATTTGATTTCGCGGCCGCCAGAAGGTTCACACAACGAAGAGGCCAATTCTGCCCAGTTACCGTCAGTTCATGCGATACTTCAACAGCCAACGAACGCTAACCAAACAAAGACCTCTATGTTTAGCCCCGACTggagtcaacaacaacaacaaacacagttATTGTCTTCAAATActtatgttaataataatatgtcAACCACCGTTGTGGGCGAtgcatataattataaattactgTCTAATAAGGAGGGAGAGCGAGAGAAAACCGATCGCGATCGTATGGACGCTAATGCCACAGCACCTAAAAAGGACCGTAACCGCAGTGCACATCCTGGAATGGATATTACGAGTTCAATGCTTATGGGTGTACGACCTAATACTTCGCAGACACAGTTTCACCAGCAGTTACAACAACAGTCTTTAAAAATAAGCATGCCAAAGAAATCAGACTCGAGCATTATCGGTGAACTTACTG gtgaaaatttgaaattcacaGGTATAAATGCCGGTATCAAACGTCCCAATGAAGGTGCCTACAAACAAGAAgaagaacaaaacaaaattcgGAAACTTGATACTCAACTTACATTGTCTTCGTATAATGAACCAAAAGCCGGCGATAGTAACAAACTGCATGTAGTAAATGGAATAGAAACTAATCCTGATATGGTGAGGAGTTTGTTAAAAGAAAGCCTATGCCCTTCCAATGCTCTTTTGAAAACGGAACAGTTGGGAGCACTTAGTTTACATCCACCAGCTGAACTTCTCGAACCATCCGTAACCTCTGCTCCGGATATGACGGTTGCATCTGCTGAGTCGTCGCTAAAATCGACAAGCCAAAGTAGTGGAATTGAACCATCATCTATGGAAATTAATGATTCCGGCAGTAATAAAGcagaaaagaaaaagaaaaaagacaAGCATAAACGTAAAGATAAGGGTAAGTCAAAAGATCGGGAAGATcgaaaaaagcacaaaaaggATAAAGACAAGCATAAGGAACGTGATCGGGGCGAATTAGAAAGCTCCGGACACGTAAAGATTAAAATATCTAAAGATAAAATTGAAGGAACTGCCGAatgtttaaaaatcaaaataccaAAAGAACGTATAATAAGTGATGTGAACAACAGTACGTGCAGTGCTAACAATAGCTCTACAGATAGCGGTAGCGGTATGCACCCGGCACCagcgttaaaaattaaaatcagcaaAGATAAATTGGAAAACTATGCGACAGACTCCTCTACACATTCATCTTTACAACAAGCGCAGGCGCTGGCACAAACGGCAGCTGGTTTCTATTCGTCCTTCGTAACACCCAATAATGCATCGACATCCACGTCACATAGTAGTAGTGGTAGCAGTAGTAGTGGGAAAAAAAAGGACCGAGATCGTGacaaggatcgcgagcgagagaAAGACAAAAAACGGGCAAGCAATGAAGGCATTAAATCGAATGGAAGTGGATCATTTCATTCGGCAATGATGTTACAAGGCGGTACTGGGGGTTCACTGCTTTCACATCCGCCACCAACAACTGTCGTGACGTCGAAAAGCCAAAACGTCAACAAG ATGCAACTCTTATCGAATAATATGAATCAGCTCTTCGGAGAGTcgaatgatgatgatgatgactaTGATGATAATCACAGtgttaatcaaaaaaattataaggatTATCATAAAAACAGAGTTCAAAACACGGACTCCTTCGCATCCACATCCAATAACTCTGCGGGTTCTGTACGTAAAAGCACCGATTACGGGCAAAAATATTCGCAATCACATCAAATGCAACGATGA